Part of the Quercus lobata isolate SW786 chromosome 6, ValleyOak3.0 Primary Assembly, whole genome shotgun sequence genome, ACACCCACTTGGGTCCCTGCCATCATTGATTATTACAGGTTTTGATGTGAGCCTCTTGTTACTTGATGCTGTCTGTTCCACGCTTTACCGGACAATAATTGGTCAGCAAAAGAGTGCGTGAAAAAAGGAGATTGTTCCATTTTCTTTGTTAAATATAACTTCTGCTCAGTTGATGATTAATGGTCCAAATGAATGGCATATTGTATTTTGCTAGTTAAAAGAATCTTCCGACATTAACATTTAAAGGTTATACGGCTGCAAGTTCAAATGCTATTCTTACGTTATAGAGATAGTGCCTAATCATTCAACGACCATGTAGATTGTTATCCTAACAAAAGCCTTCAAAgagttcctcaaaaaaaaaagccttcaAAGTTACTACAGGATTGGTCCCATCCATGATCTAACAAAATTTATAACCCATATCCTTGATTCATCAAGAAGTATAACTGTTAAATCAGAAGTCATAAGTAATAACCCTTTTTATCTTCAATATTAAAACGTTTAGTCTTGTAAgattctcttctctctctgttttcccCTGAATAAAATTAGGGCAGTCCTATTACATACAAAGTACAAATTTCAGTTTATGAACTGACAAGTCATGATTTCAATTCAAAAGGTTTTTTGTGTGTAATGTGTGTGCAACAAGCTGTGTCACGTGTGTGTAGacatttttccataaaattattaaactttACCTCAATTGACAAAATTGAGGTAGTTTGATATGAAACTTTGATATGAAACAGGTATAACACTTTGATTCTGGCATAGTGGCATACCTCGGCATATAGAGACAACTGAGTCATTGAAGACCTAAAAGTGGGAGAAATGCCAAAAGAGGTTGTTGCATGAGAACAAAATCAAGGATGGAGCTATGAAGAACAGGATCTTTCTTTATTGAATTGAACATCAAAACTTGAAAACTAGATATCCATATAACCAATTTGGCAATCACCAAATCATAACTGTCATTCGCTTATGAATTTGCAAATTGCATGACAGAATCATCTAAAAACGCCTAAACCACTATAATAAACTTCTCTTGCTGGACATCAACACCAATACTATCATTCATCATTCTTGCaatacaatcaaaattcaaaactaccAGCTAGccccacccacccacccaccttCAACGACAAACATGttaaaaaaacacccaaaaaaaacgAAAAGGGTGCTACAATCTTTAATATAAATCAAGCATTCCTTGCCTGGAAATCCTTCATGAAAGCAACCAATTTCTCAACCCCAGCCAAAGGCATGGCATTGTATATAGAAGCACGCATACCCCCAACTGACCTATGCCCCTTGAGCTGAACCATATTCTCCTTAGCTGCTTCCTTAATAAACTCAGCCTCCAACTCTGACTTCTCCAAAGTGAAAGGCACATTCATCAATGACCTCACAGACTTCTCCACAGGGCACCTATAGAACCCGTTGCTCCCATCAATAGCATTGTACAGAATCTCAGCCTTCTTCTCGTTCTTCTTCTCCACCTCAACCAACCCTCCTTGATCCAACAAATCCTCAAACACCAAACCACACATGTAAATCCCATAACAAGGTGGTGTATTATAGAGTGAGTTATTGTCAGCATGGATCTTATAGTCAAGCATAACAGGAGTGATCTCCTGTGCATTCCCGATCAGATCTTTCTTGATGATCACAATAGTGACCCCGGATGGCCCCACATTCTTCTGGGCCCCAGCATATATGAGACCAAACTTAGACACATCTACTGGCTTGGAGCAGAAATTTGAAGACATATCCGCCACCAAGAGACCATTTTTGGGACTTGGGTAGTCCTTGTATTCAACACCATGAATGGTTTCATTAGCACAAATATGCAAGAATTTGGCATCTGGGTTTTGCTCCAAATCATGAAAAGATGGAATCTTTGTGTACTTTTCAG contains:
- the LOC115950715 gene encoding phosphoserine aminotransferase 1, chloroplastic-like → MAMATSPHTLLLKNPNLTPLKNPNFNNPITTTNTNTRFNLTAKPLSIKCAATSQTQTPIQAPPQTQSHQDRLFNFAAGPATLPEKVLLKAQSELYNWRGSGMSVMEMSHRGKEFLSIIQKAESDLRTLLNISDDYSVLFLQGGATTQFAAIPLNLVSPSDTVDFIVTGSWSDKAFKEAQKYSKPSTIWSGKSEKYTKIPSFHDLEQNPDAKFLHICANETIHGVEYKDYPSPKNGLLVADMSSNFCSKPVDVSKFGLIYAGAQKNVGPSGVTIVIIKKDLIGNAQEITPVMLDYKIHADNNSLYNTPPCYGIYMCGLVFEDLLDQGGLVEVEKKNEKKAEILYNAIDGSNGFYRCPVEKSVRSLMNVPFTLEKSELEAEFIKEAAKENMVQLKGHRSVGGMRASIYNAMPLAGVEKLVAFMKDFQARNA